The Mycolicibacterium boenickei genome has a segment encoding these proteins:
- the rplM gene encoding 50S ribosomal protein L13 has product MPTYTPKAGDTTRQWYVIDAQDVVLGRLAAAAANLLRGKHKPTFTPNVDGGDFVIVINADKISVSGNKLTNKFAYSHSGYPGGLRKRTIGELLEKHPTRVVENAIIGMLPHTKLGRQIQKKLKVYAGPDHPHAAQQPVPYEIKQVAQ; this is encoded by the coding sequence GTGCCTACGTACACGCCGAAGGCGGGTGACACCACGCGTCAGTGGTACGTCATCGACGCCCAAGACGTGGTGCTCGGCCGGCTCGCCGCTGCAGCTGCCAATCTGCTGCGCGGCAAGCACAAGCCGACATTCACGCCGAATGTCGACGGTGGCGACTTCGTCATCGTCATCAACGCCGACAAGATTTCCGTCAGCGGTAACAAGCTGACCAACAAGTTCGCTTACAGCCACTCGGGTTACCCGGGCGGTCTGCGCAAGCGCACCATCGGCGAGCTGCTGGAGAAGCACCCGACCCGCGTCGTCGAGAACGCGATCATCGGCATGCTGCCCCACACCAAGCTCGGTCGGCAGATCCAGAAGAAGCTCAAGGTCTACGCCGGCCCGGATCATCCGCACGCCGCGCAGCAGCCGGTTCCGTACGAGATCAAGCAGGTGGCCCAGTGA
- a CDS encoding HAD family hydrolase has product MTSRAPLSLLVAAVTAVLTVAGCGSGTESAQSSGSSEKGAAAPAADCRTLAENPGWYGDNRDRIDTMLAELGTCGADGSVADGAPVALFDWDNTLVKNDIGDATFFWMVRNGKLRAPAGGDWSTTSPYLTPQAVGALSKACAAAKPGQPMPTDTDLGCADELLSVYTEAKTRADEPAFAGFNARRVEPAYAWNAQMLAGWTESELTGFAEAARKENLEAPEGTEQKVGSGEETGWVRYYSQMRDLVETLRANGFDVRVISASPEPVVRVWGAELGFTPDKVMGVRTELDGGVLTSKLVPCGGETAIPYIEGKRCRVNEDVFGVKGPAAFEQQAEPKRAAFGAGDSDTDVTFLTDATALRLVLNRNKTELMCSAYDNADGRWLVNPMFIDPKKKQGDPYECATEGYIEPSGKEAPLHRADGSVVPDQQDAVS; this is encoded by the coding sequence ATGACCTCACGCGCACCGCTGTCCCTTCTCGTCGCCGCGGTGACCGCGGTGCTGACCGTCGCCGGGTGTGGGTCCGGCACCGAGTCGGCGCAGTCGTCGGGCAGCTCCGAGAAGGGCGCGGCGGCACCGGCCGCCGACTGTCGCACGCTGGCCGAGAACCCCGGTTGGTACGGCGACAACCGCGACCGGATCGACACGATGCTCGCGGAGTTGGGAACCTGCGGGGCCGACGGCTCGGTGGCCGACGGCGCGCCGGTGGCGCTGTTCGACTGGGACAACACCCTGGTCAAGAACGATATCGGCGACGCGACGTTCTTCTGGATGGTGCGCAACGGCAAGTTGCGGGCCCCGGCAGGCGGGGACTGGTCGACCACCAGCCCGTACCTCACGCCGCAGGCCGTCGGGGCGCTGTCCAAGGCGTGCGCCGCGGCCAAACCGGGCCAGCCGATGCCGACCGACACCGACCTCGGGTGCGCCGACGAACTGCTGTCGGTCTACACCGAGGCGAAGACGCGCGCCGACGAGCCGGCGTTCGCCGGGTTCAACGCCCGCCGGGTCGAACCGGCCTATGCCTGGAACGCGCAGATGCTGGCCGGCTGGACGGAATCCGAGCTGACCGGTTTCGCCGAGGCCGCCCGCAAGGAGAACCTGGAGGCGCCGGAGGGCACCGAGCAGAAGGTGGGCAGCGGCGAGGAAACCGGTTGGGTGCGCTACTACTCGCAGATGCGTGATCTGGTGGAAACGTTGCGCGCCAACGGTTTCGACGTGCGGGTGATCTCCGCTTCGCCGGAGCCGGTGGTGCGGGTATGGGGTGCCGAACTCGGATTCACCCCGGACAAGGTGATGGGTGTGCGGACCGAGCTCGACGGTGGCGTGCTCACCTCGAAGCTGGTGCCGTGTGGCGGTGAGACGGCCATTCCGTACATCGAGGGCAAGCGGTGCCGGGTGAACGAAGACGTCTTCGGCGTCAAGGGTCCTGCCGCGTTCGAACAGCAGGCCGAGCCGAAGCGTGCGGCCTTCGGCGCCGGGGACTCCGACACCGACGTCACGTTCCTCACCGATGCCACCGCCCTGCGCCTGGTGCTCAACCGCAACAAGACCGAGTTGATGTGCTCGGCCTACGACAACGCCGACGGTCGTTGGCTGGTGAATCCGATGTTCATCGACCCCAAGAAGAAGCAGGGCGACCCGTACGAATGCGCGACGGAGGGCTACATCGAGCCCAGCGGCAAGGAAGCCCCGCTGCACCGTGCGGATGGAAGTGTGGTCCCTGACCAGCAGGACGCGGTGTCCTGA
- the eutC gene encoding ethanolamine ammonia-lyase subunit EutC, with protein MSANEVAVQEFWDELRKTTQARIGLGRAGNALPTRRVLELAAAHAAARDAVHVPLDVDRLAAEVHTVGIGEPTVVTSKATSRDEYLRRPDLGREPAEGMQVPDTPADIGFVLADGLSPTALDRHGATLLAALVAELQDRYTLAPPVIATQARVALGDHVAAAAHMRTVLVIIGERPGLSVADSLGIYLTHLPMPGRTDADRNCISNIHPPDGLGYAEAARVAAGLVDGALALGRSGVDLKDTSRTSALGTPGVVELT; from the coding sequence ATGAGTGCCAATGAGGTTGCGGTTCAAGAGTTCTGGGACGAGCTGCGCAAGACCACCCAAGCCAGGATCGGGTTGGGGCGCGCCGGCAACGCGCTGCCCACCCGCCGAGTGCTCGAGCTGGCCGCCGCACATGCCGCAGCGCGTGACGCCGTGCACGTGCCGCTGGACGTGGATCGACTCGCCGCGGAGGTGCATACGGTCGGCATCGGTGAGCCGACGGTGGTGACGAGTAAGGCCACCTCCCGCGACGAGTATCTGCGCCGCCCCGACCTGGGCCGCGAACCCGCCGAGGGCATGCAGGTGCCCGACACCCCGGCCGACATCGGCTTCGTGCTGGCCGACGGATTGTCACCGACCGCGCTGGACCGGCACGGTGCGACGCTGCTGGCGGCGTTGGTGGCCGAGCTTCAGGACCGCTACACCCTGGCCCCGCCGGTGATCGCGACGCAGGCCCGCGTGGCCCTTGGCGATCATGTTGCTGCCGCGGCCCACATGCGGACGGTGCTCGTCATCATCGGGGAGCGGCCCGGCCTGAGCGTCGCCGACAGCCTCGGCATCTACCTGACCCACCTGCCGATGCCCGGCCGCACCGACGCCGATCGCAACTGCATCTCCAACATTCACCCGCCCGACGGCCTGGGATACGCCGAAGCCGCGCGGGTAGCCGCCGGGCTGGTCGACGGTGCGCTGGCGTTGGGACGCTCCGGCGTCGACCTGAAGGACACCTCACGGACCTCGGCGCTCGGCACCCCCGGCGTCGTCGAACTCACCTGA
- a CDS encoding ethanolamine ammonia-lyase subunit EutB has product MKYHQQVSGVTYSFDGLVEVMAKATPLRSGDQLAGCAAEHDGERAAAAWVLADLPLDTFLNEELVPYDTDEVTRLIMDSHDRQAFSEISHLTVGGLRDWLMDTAAHDHSAERLAAVAPGLTPEMVAAVSKIMRNQDLIAVSAAAEVTAAFRTTVGARGTLATRLQPNHPTDDPRGIAAAVLDGLLLGCGDAVIGINPATDSPQATADLLYLLDSIRTRYDIPAQSCVLSHVTTTIGLVEAGAPVDLMFQSVAGTEGANSAFGVNLQLLREGNEAARSLRRGTVGDNVMYLETGQGSVLSSGAHLGVGGKPVDQQTLEARAYAVARDLEPLLVNTVVGFIGPEYLYDGKQIIRAGLEDHFCGKLLGLPMGVDVCYTNHAEADQNDMDNLLTLLAAAGVAFVITVPGADDVMLGYQSLSFHDVLTTRRTLGLRPAAEFEAWLRSVGMVDDSGKLTPFDLERSVLRSLTSAEPS; this is encoded by the coding sequence ATGAAGTACCACCAGCAGGTTTCGGGGGTGACCTACAGCTTCGACGGTCTGGTCGAGGTGATGGCCAAGGCCACCCCGCTGCGCTCCGGCGATCAACTCGCCGGGTGCGCGGCCGAGCACGACGGGGAACGCGCCGCGGCCGCCTGGGTGCTCGCGGACCTGCCGCTGGACACCTTCCTCAACGAGGAACTGGTGCCGTACGACACCGACGAGGTGACCCGGCTGATCATGGACAGCCATGACCGGCAAGCCTTTTCGGAGATCTCGCACCTGACCGTCGGCGGGCTGCGGGACTGGCTGATGGACACCGCGGCGCATGACCACAGCGCCGAGCGGTTGGCCGCCGTCGCACCGGGACTGACCCCGGAGATGGTCGCCGCGGTCAGCAAGATCATGCGCAACCAGGATCTGATCGCGGTGTCGGCCGCCGCGGAGGTGACCGCGGCGTTCCGCACCACCGTCGGCGCGCGCGGCACCCTCGCCACCCGGCTGCAGCCCAATCATCCGACCGATGACCCCCGCGGGATCGCCGCCGCGGTGCTCGACGGGCTGCTGCTGGGTTGCGGTGACGCGGTGATCGGGATCAACCCGGCCACCGACTCGCCGCAGGCCACCGCGGATCTGCTGTACCTGCTCGACTCGATCCGCACCCGCTACGACATTCCCGCCCAGTCCTGTGTGCTGTCGCATGTCACCACCACGATCGGTCTGGTCGAGGCCGGGGCGCCGGTGGACCTGATGTTCCAGTCGGTGGCGGGCACCGAGGGGGCCAACTCCGCATTCGGGGTGAACCTGCAGCTGCTGCGCGAAGGCAATGAGGCGGCGCGCAGCCTGCGCCGCGGAACCGTCGGCGACAACGTCATGTACCTGGAGACCGGGCAGGGTTCGGTGCTCAGTTCCGGCGCGCATCTGGGTGTCGGCGGCAAGCCGGTGGACCAGCAGACGCTGGAGGCCCGGGCCTACGCGGTGGCCCGCGATCTGGAGCCGCTGCTGGTCAACACCGTCGTCGGTTTCATCGGGCCGGAGTATCTGTATGACGGCAAGCAGATCATCCGGGCCGGCTTGGAAGACCACTTCTGCGGCAAGCTGCTCGGCCTGCCGATGGGGGTGGATGTCTGCTACACCAACCACGCCGAGGCCGACCAGAACGACATGGACAACCTGCTGACGTTGTTGGCCGCGGCGGGAGTGGCGTTCGTCATCACCGTGCCGGGTGCCGACGACGTGATGCTCGGCTACCAGAGCTTGTCGTTCCACGACGTGCTGACCACCCGACGCACCCTGGGCTTGCGCCCGGCCGCCGAGTTCGAGGCGTGGCTGCGCAGCGTCGGCATGGTCGACGACTCCGGCAAGCTGACCCCGTTCGACCTGGAGCGCTCGGTGCTGCGGTCCCTGACTTCCGCGGAGCCGTCATGA
- the eat gene encoding ethanolamine permease — translation MAGVEEHLESADYLNKRQLKSGSAGWLLLAGLGVSYVVSGDFSGWNFGLEQGGFGGLLIAVVVIAAMYFCMVLGLAELSSALPAAGGGYTFARRALGPWGGFATGTAILIEYSIAPAAIATFIGGYVESLGLFGIHKGWWVYLAAFVIFIGIHLAGVGEALRLMFVITAIALLGLVIFAVSAIGHFDVANLTDIAPDAAAVGASSFLPHGYLGIWAAIPFAIWFFLAVEGVPLAAEETANPERNVPRGIIAAMTVLIITCVTVLFLTAGAGGADAMSTVDDPLVQALGGTGFAAKAVNYIGLFGLIASFFSIIYAYSRQTFALSRAGYLPTSLSVTNKRKAPTLALIVPGIIGFLLSLTGHGDLILNMAVFGAALSYVLMMISHIVLRVREPEMKRPYRTPGGIVTTGFALVIAVVALIATFVVSPVAAGLCLAVFCAFMLYFALYSRHRLVANSPDEEFAMLAEAESALK, via the coding sequence ATGGCGGGTGTGGAAGAACACCTGGAGAGCGCTGACTATCTGAACAAACGTCAGCTCAAATCCGGAAGCGCTGGGTGGCTGCTACTGGCCGGCCTCGGCGTCAGCTACGTGGTCTCCGGGGATTTCTCGGGCTGGAATTTCGGTCTCGAGCAGGGCGGCTTCGGTGGCCTGCTGATCGCCGTGGTGGTCATCGCCGCCATGTACTTCTGCATGGTCCTTGGCCTCGCTGAGCTGTCCTCGGCGCTGCCGGCGGCCGGCGGCGGCTACACCTTCGCCCGTCGCGCGCTCGGCCCGTGGGGCGGCTTCGCCACCGGCACCGCGATCCTGATCGAGTACTCGATCGCACCGGCCGCGATCGCCACGTTCATCGGCGGCTACGTCGAATCGCTCGGCCTGTTCGGCATTCACAAGGGCTGGTGGGTCTACCTGGCGGCCTTCGTCATCTTCATCGGGATCCACCTCGCGGGCGTCGGTGAGGCGCTGCGGTTGATGTTCGTCATCACCGCGATCGCGCTGCTCGGCCTGGTCATCTTCGCCGTGAGCGCCATCGGCCACTTCGACGTCGCCAACCTGACCGACATCGCCCCCGACGCGGCCGCGGTGGGTGCGTCGAGTTTCCTGCCGCACGGTTACCTGGGCATCTGGGCGGCGATCCCGTTCGCCATCTGGTTCTTCCTGGCGGTCGAGGGCGTCCCGCTGGCCGCCGAGGAGACCGCCAACCCGGAGCGCAATGTGCCGCGCGGCATCATCGCCGCGATGACGGTCCTGATCATCACCTGCGTGACGGTGCTGTTCCTGACGGCCGGTGCCGGCGGCGCCGACGCGATGTCGACCGTGGACGACCCGCTGGTGCAGGCCCTCGGCGGTACCGGGTTCGCCGCCAAGGCGGTCAACTACATCGGCCTGTTCGGACTGATCGCGAGCTTCTTCTCGATCATCTACGCCTACTCACGGCAGACGTTCGCGCTGTCGCGGGCCGGTTACCTGCCCACCTCGCTGTCGGTGACCAACAAGCGCAAGGCCCCGACGCTCGCGCTGATCGTCCCGGGCATCATCGGCTTCCTGTTGTCGCTGACCGGCCACGGTGATCTGATCCTGAACATGGCGGTCTTCGGTGCGGCGCTGAGCTACGTGCTGATGATGATCAGCCACATCGTGCTGCGGGTCAGGGAGCCGGAGATGAAGCGGCCGTACCGCACCCCGGGCGGCATCGTCACCACCGGTTTCGCCCTGGTCATCGCGGTCGTCGCGCTCATCGCGACCTTCGTGGTCAGCCCGGTGGCCGCCGGTCTGTGCCTGGCTGTGTTCTGCGCGTTCATGCTCTACTTCGCGCTCTACAGCCGCCACCGCCTGGTGGCCAACTCGCCCGACGAAGAGTTCGCGATGCTCGCGGAAGCGGAGAGTGCCCTGAAATGA
- the adh gene encoding aldehyde dehydrogenase — MTVYARPGAEGALMSFEARYDNYIGGEWVAPAEGRYFENPTPVTGQVFCEVARSTEADVEKALDAAHAAAPAWGKTSPAERAVILNKIADRIEENLESIALAESWDNGKPIRETLNADIPLAVDHFRYFAGVLRAQEGSLSQIDEDTVAYHFHEPLGVVGQIIPWNFPILMAVWKLAPALAAGNAVVLKPAEQTPVSVLYLMSVIGDLLPAGVVNVVNGFGVECGKPLASSNRIAKIAFTGETTTGRLIMQYASQNLIPVTLELGGKSPNIFFSDVLAAADDFQDKALEGFTMFALNQGEVCTCPSRSLIQADIYDEFLELAAIRTKAVRQGDPLDTETMIGAQASNDQLEKILSYIEIGKTEGAQLITGGERADLGGDLNGGFYVAPTIFTGHNKMRLFQEEIFGPVVAVTSFKDYDDAISIANDTLYGLGAGVWSRNGNTAYRAGRDIKAGRVWTNCYHAYPAHAAFGGYKQSGIGRENHKMMLDHYQQTKNLLVSYANKAQGFF, encoded by the coding sequence ATGACTGTTTATGCACGTCCGGGTGCCGAGGGCGCCCTGATGTCGTTCGAGGCCCGCTACGACAACTACATCGGTGGCGAGTGGGTCGCCCCCGCCGAGGGCCGCTACTTCGAGAACCCGACGCCGGTCACCGGCCAGGTGTTCTGCGAGGTGGCCCGCTCCACCGAGGCCGACGTCGAGAAGGCGCTCGACGCCGCCCACGCCGCCGCGCCGGCATGGGGCAAGACCTCGCCTGCCGAACGCGCCGTCATCCTCAACAAGATCGCCGACCGGATCGAGGAGAACCTCGAATCCATCGCGCTGGCCGAGTCGTGGGACAACGGCAAGCCGATCCGCGAGACGCTGAACGCCGACATCCCGTTGGCGGTCGACCACTTCCGGTACTTCGCCGGTGTGCTGCGCGCCCAGGAAGGCTCGCTCTCGCAGATCGACGAGGACACCGTCGCCTACCACTTCCACGAGCCGCTCGGCGTCGTCGGCCAGATCATCCCCTGGAACTTCCCGATCCTCATGGCGGTCTGGAAGCTGGCCCCGGCGCTGGCCGCGGGTAACGCCGTGGTGCTCAAACCTGCTGAGCAGACCCCGGTTTCGGTGCTCTACCTGATGTCGGTGATCGGTGACCTGCTGCCCGCCGGTGTGGTCAACGTGGTCAACGGGTTCGGTGTCGAGTGCGGCAAGCCGCTGGCCTCGAGCAACCGGATCGCCAAGATCGCCTTCACCGGTGAGACCACCACGGGCCGGCTGATCATGCAGTACGCCAGCCAGAACCTGATCCCGGTGACGCTGGAGCTCGGTGGCAAGAGCCCCAACATCTTCTTCTCCGACGTGCTGGCCGCCGCCGACGATTTCCAGGACAAGGCCCTGGAAGGGTTCACCATGTTCGCCCTGAACCAGGGTGAGGTGTGCACCTGCCCGTCGCGGTCGCTGATCCAGGCCGACATCTACGACGAGTTCCTCGAGCTGGCCGCCATCCGCACCAAGGCCGTGCGCCAGGGCGACCCGCTGGACACCGAGACCATGATCGGTGCGCAGGCCTCCAACGATCAGCTGGAGAAGATCCTGTCCTACATCGAGATCGGCAAAACCGAAGGCGCCCAACTGATCACCGGTGGCGAGCGGGCCGATCTGGGTGGCGACCTCAACGGCGGGTTCTACGTGGCGCCGACGATCTTCACCGGGCACAACAAGATGCGGCTGTTCCAGGAGGAGATCTTCGGACCGGTCGTGGCGGTGACCTCGTTCAAGGATTACGACGACGCCATCTCGATCGCCAACGACACCCTCTACGGCCTGGGTGCCGGTGTGTGGAGCCGCAACGGCAACACCGCCTACCGGGCGGGCCGGGACATCAAGGCCGGTCGGGTGTGGACCAACTGCTACCACGCCTACCCCGCGCATGCCGCGTTCGGCGGTTACAAGCAGTCCGGCATCGGCCGCGAGAACCACAAGATGATGCTCGATCACTACCAGCAGACCAAGAACCTGTTGGTGAGCTACGCCAACAAGGCGCAGGGCTTCTTCTGA
- a CDS encoding helix-turn-helix domain-containing protein has translation MIAVAASRNAGGRISTRALPAKVRAIHDLFIEGQVDADSLDSTPVRRVIMESWQRSLATGVDPDLGTRAAAAAAALTELRNTHPLAPTLPLIRRLLVDDAVGAGVVVAITAADGTLLWVEGDPGVRRKAEAMNFVPGSDWSERAAGTNAPGTALALDRELQILGSEHFSRTVHSWSCTAVPVHDPATGVLLGAIDLTGGSAVATPQTLALVRATAVAVENQLALLRLTGPAVPAAAEGARLTVLGADRPRWQVTDAAGRPQASGLTGRHADILVLLIRHPEGLSADHLAMLLDDKDLDVVTVRAEVSRLRRVIGSTYIESRPYRLMAPVASDMGDVYDALEAGNVPAALDAYSGALLPQSVSPAIARLRTELSASLREAVLAGGNLSLLRRWLALPDGRDDRQGWRILHDHAEADPLARAQARGHLAGIDSELG, from the coding sequence ATGATCGCCGTGGCCGCATCGAGGAACGCGGGAGGCCGGATATCGACCCGGGCACTGCCCGCGAAGGTGCGCGCTATCCACGATCTGTTCATCGAGGGCCAGGTCGACGCCGATTCCCTGGATTCCACCCCGGTGCGGCGCGTGATCATGGAGAGCTGGCAGCGCAGCCTGGCCACCGGCGTCGACCCCGATCTGGGCACCCGGGCGGCCGCCGCCGCGGCGGCGCTGACCGAACTGCGAAACACCCATCCGCTCGCGCCCACCCTGCCGCTGATCCGTCGGCTGCTGGTCGACGACGCCGTCGGCGCCGGGGTGGTGGTGGCGATCACCGCGGCCGACGGCACCCTGCTGTGGGTCGAGGGAGATCCCGGCGTGCGCCGCAAGGCCGAGGCGATGAACTTCGTGCCCGGCTCGGACTGGAGTGAACGGGCGGCCGGGACCAACGCGCCGGGGACCGCGCTGGCGCTGGACCGGGAACTGCAGATCCTCGGGTCCGAGCATTTCTCCCGCACCGTCCACTCGTGGAGCTGCACCGCGGTGCCTGTACACGATCCGGCGACCGGGGTCCTGCTGGGCGCCATCGACCTGACCGGAGGGTCCGCAGTCGCGACACCGCAGACATTGGCGCTGGTCAGAGCCACCGCGGTGGCCGTCGAGAACCAGCTGGCCCTGCTGCGGCTCACCGGACCCGCAGTGCCGGCCGCGGCTGAGGGGGCTCGGTTGACGGTGCTGGGTGCCGATCGCCCGCGCTGGCAGGTGACCGACGCCGCGGGCCGCCCGCAAGCCAGTGGGTTGACCGGCAGGCACGCCGACATCCTGGTCCTGCTGATCCGGCACCCCGAGGGGCTCAGCGCCGATCACCTGGCGATGTTGCTCGACGACAAGGACCTCGACGTGGTCACCGTGCGCGCCGAGGTGTCCCGGCTGCGCCGGGTCATCGGAAGCACCTACATCGAGTCGCGGCCGTACCGCCTGATGGCGCCGGTGGCCAGCGACATGGGCGACGTCTACGACGCACTGGAGGCCGGGAACGTCCCGGCCGCCCTGGACGCGTACTCGGGCGCCCTGTTACCCCAATCCGTCTCGCCGGCCATCGCGCGACTGCGCACCGAGCTGAGCGCCAGCCTGCGCGAAGCGGTGCTGGCCGGGGGCAATCTGAGCCTGCTGCGGCGCTGGTTGGCGCTGCCCGACGGCCGTGACGACCGCCAGGGTTGGCGGATCCTGCACGACCACGCCGAAGCCGACCCGCTGGCCCGGGCACAGGCGCGCGGTCACCTGGCGGGGATCGACTCCGAGCTGGGCTGA
- a CDS encoding DEAD/DEAH box helicase, whose product MPTFAELGLPAEIVATLASNGVQNPFPIQAATLPDSLKGRDVLGRGRTGSGKTYAFLLPLVARLATSGTRRAPNRPRALILAPTRELVTQIEASLAPLAKATGLRSVNIFGGVGPNPQISALRGGVDIVIACPGRLEDHMRSGHADLSAVEITVLDEADHMADLGFLPGVKRLLDRTPKDCQRLLFSATLDAGVDVLVKRYLHDPVVHSVDSAQSPVTAMVHHVLHVDNAARVNVVADLAAAPGRTIVFARTKHGAKNLTRQLNSRGVSAVELHGNLSQNARTRNLTAFSDGSAAVLVATDIAARGIHVDDVSLVVHADPPVEHKAYLHRSGRTARAGNEGTVVTLMHDAQVSDVRTLTKKAGVKPTITRVNGTDHPVLREIAPGERVFGDPIRPEPVAQAAPAPRRQGTKSGQPGKSGQQQRRNRPNGSSRNSGAPSARSGSGAGGQQRGGHRRPRRAGDSNSSR is encoded by the coding sequence GTGCCCACATTCGCCGAACTCGGCCTGCCCGCCGAGATCGTCGCGACCCTGGCCTCGAACGGAGTCCAGAACCCGTTCCCGATCCAGGCCGCGACCCTGCCTGATTCACTGAAAGGCCGTGACGTCCTCGGCCGCGGCCGGACCGGATCCGGCAAGACCTATGCGTTCCTGTTGCCCCTGGTGGCGCGGTTGGCGACCAGCGGCACCCGCCGGGCACCGAACCGCCCCCGCGCGCTGATCCTGGCACCGACCCGTGAACTGGTCACCCAGATCGAGGCCTCGCTGGCCCCGCTGGCCAAGGCCACCGGCCTGCGGTCGGTCAACATCTTCGGTGGCGTGGGCCCCAACCCGCAGATCTCCGCGCTCCGAGGCGGCGTGGACATCGTGATCGCCTGCCCGGGCCGGCTCGAAGACCACATGCGGTCCGGCCACGCCGACCTGTCCGCGGTCGAGATCACCGTGCTCGACGAGGCCGACCACATGGCCGACCTCGGCTTCCTGCCCGGCGTCAAGCGGCTGCTGGACCGCACCCCGAAAGACTGCCAGCGCCTGCTGTTCTCGGCCACCCTCGATGCCGGGGTCGACGTGCTGGTCAAGCGCTACCTGCACGATCCCGTGGTGCACAGTGTCGATTCGGCACAGTCCCCGGTGACCGCGATGGTGCACCACGTGCTGCACGTGGACAACGCCGCGCGGGTCAACGTGGTTGCCGATCTGGCCGCCGCTCCGGGCCGCACCATCGTGTTCGCCCGCACCAAGCACGGTGCGAAAAACCTGACTCGCCAGCTCAATTCGCGAGGCGTCTCGGCAGTTGAGCTGCACGGCAACCTGTCCCAGAACGCCCGCACGCGCAACCTGACCGCGTTCTCCGACGGATCGGCCGCTGTGCTGGTGGCCACCGACATCGCCGCCCGCGGCATCCACGTCGACGATGTCAGCCTCGTGGTGCACGCCGACCCGCCGGTCGAGCACAAGGCCTACCTGCACCGGTCGGGACGCACGGCCCGCGCCGGGAACGAGGGCACCGTGGTGACCCTCATGCACGACGCACAGGTTTCCGATGTCCGCACCCTGACCAAGAAGGCCGGGGTCAAGCCCACGATCACCCGGGTGAACGGGACCGATCATCCGGTGCTGCGTGAGATCGCCCCCGGTGAGCGGGTTTTCGGCGATCCGATTCGTCCTGAGCCGGTCGCCCAGGCCGCTCCGGCCCCGCGCCGCCAGGGCACCAAGTCCGGGCAGCCGGGCAAGTCGGGTCAGCAGCAGCGCCGCAACCGCCCCAACGGTTCGTCTCGCAACAGCGGCGCTCCGTCAGCACGGTCCGGCTCCGGCGCCGGCGGACAACAGCGCGGTGGACATCGCCGCCCCCGCCGGGCAGGCGACTCCAACTCAAGCCGCTAG
- a CDS encoding WXG100 family type VII secretion target, producing MDHVLSYDFGEIEYTVRQEIHTTSSRFNAALDELRSQIAPLQQVWTREAAQAYAVEQARWNQAAAALNEILFALGNAVRDGADEVAATDRSAANTWGV from the coding sequence ATGGATCACGTTCTGTCCTACGACTTCGGCGAAATCGAGTACACGGTCCGTCAGGAGATCCACACCACCTCGAGCCGGTTCAACGCCGCCCTCGACGAACTGCGTTCGCAGATCGCGCCTCTGCAGCAGGTCTGGACCCGCGAGGCGGCGCAGGCCTATGCCGTTGAGCAGGCTCGGTGGAACCAGGCGGCGGCGGCACTCAACGAAATCTTGTTCGCGCTGGGCAATGCGGTCCGCGACGGTGCCGACGAGGTGGCCGCCACCGATCGCAGCGCTGCCAACACATGGGGAGTCTGA
- a CDS encoding WXG100 family type VII secretion target produces the protein MSPGPTGPLGTDFDVMTSVAGRIDVLNDDVRAMLRTFIGKMSSVPPSVWGGVAAVRFRDVVDRWNGESLTLHTSLSRIAETIRTNERTLRAAADAHAQRLGTVGDGI, from the coding sequence ATGTCACCAGGACCGACGGGGCCGTTGGGCACCGACTTCGATGTAATGACCAGCGTGGCCGGCCGCATCGACGTACTCAACGACGACGTCCGGGCGATGCTGCGGACCTTCATCGGGAAGATGAGCAGTGTGCCGCCATCGGTGTGGGGCGGGGTGGCGGCCGTTCGGTTCCGCGATGTGGTGGACCGCTGGAACGGTGAATCGCTCACCCTGCACACGTCACTGAGCCGCATCGCCGAGACCATCCGGACCAACGAGCGCACGTTGCGTGCGGCCGCTGACGCCCATGCGCAGCGGCTCGGCACCGTCGGCGACGGAATCTGA